The Caenorhabditis elegans chromosome II genome has a segment encoding these proteins:
- the his-13 gene encoding Histone H3 (Confirmed by transcript evidence) — protein sequence MARTKQTARKSTGGKAPRKQLATKAARKSAPASGGVKKPHRYRPGTVALREIRRYQKSTELLIRRAPFQRLVREIAQDFKTDLRFQSSAVMALQEAAEAYLVGLFEDTNLCAIHAKRVTIMPKDIQLARRIRGERA from the coding sequence ATGGCTCGTACTAAGCAAACCGCCCGTAAATCGACCGGAGGAAAGGCTCCAAGAAAGCAATTGGCCACCAAGGCTGCCCGTAAATCGGCTCCAGCTTCCGGAGGTGTCAAGAAGCCACATCGTTATCGTCCAGGAACCGTCGCTCTACGTGAGATCAGACGTTACCAGAAATCCACCGAGCTTCTCATTCGTAGAGCGCCATTCCAGCGTCTTGTCCGTGAGATTGCTCAGGATTTCAAGACCGATCTCCGATTCCAGTCTTCAGCTGTTATGGCTCTTCAAGAGGCCGCCGAGGCTTACCTCGTCGGACTTTTCGAGGATACCAACTTGTGTGCCATCCATGCTAAGCGAGTTACCATTATGCCAAAGGACATCCAATTGGCAAGACGTATCCGAGGAGAGCGTGCTTAA
- the his-16 gene encoding Histone H2A (Confirmed by transcript evidence), producing the protein MSGRGKGGKAKTGGKAKSRSSRAGLQFPVGRLHRILRKGNYAQRVGAGAPVYLAAVLEYLAAEVLELAGNAARDNKKTRIAPRHLQLAVRNDEELNKLLAGVTIAQGGVLPNIQAVLLPKKTGGDKE; encoded by the coding sequence ATGTCTGGACGTGGAAAGGGAGGCAAAGCCAAGACCGGAGGAAAGGCCAAGTCCCGCTCATCAAGAGCCGGACTCCAATTCCCAGTTGGTCGTCTTCACCGTATTCTTCGCAAAGGAAACTACGCTCAACGCGTCGGAGCCGGAGCCCCAGTCTACTTGGCCGCTGTTCTCGAATACCTCGCTGCTGAGGTTCTCGAGTTGGCCGGTAACGCTGCCCGTGATAACAAGAAGACCCGTATCGCCCCAAGACATCTTCAACTTGCCGTCCGTAATGACGAAGAGTTGAACAAACTTTTGGCTGGAGTCACAATCGCTCAAGGAGGAGTTCTTCCGAACATCCAAGCTGTTCTTCTTCCAAAGAAGACCGGTGGAGATAAGGAATAA
- the his-12 gene encoding Histone H2A (Predicted), protein MSGRGKGGKAKTGGKAKSRSSRAGLQFPVGRLHRILRKGNYAQRVGAGAPVYLAAVLEYLAAEVLELAGNAARDNKKTRIAPRHLQLAVRNDEELNKLLAGVTIAQGGVLPNIQAVLLPKKTGGDKE, encoded by the coding sequence ATGTCTGGACGTGGAAAGGGAGGCAAAGCCAAGACCGGAGGAAAGGCCAAGTCCCGCTCATCAAGAGCCGGACTCCAATTCCCAGTTGGTCGTCTTCACCGTATTCTTCGCAAAGGAAACTACGCTCAACGCGTCGGAGCCGGAGCCCCAGTCTACTTGGCCGCTGTTCTCGAATACCTCGCTGCTGAGGTTCTCGAGTTGGCCGGTAACGCTGCCCGTGATAACAAGAAGACCCGTATCGCCCCAAGACATCTTCAACTTGCCGTCCGTAATGACGAAGAGTTGAACAAACTTTTGGCTGGAGTCACAATCGCTCAAGGAGGAGTTCTTCCGAACATCCAAGCTGTTCTTCTTCCAAAGAAGACCGGTGGAGATAAGGAATAG
- the his-15 gene encoding Histone H2B 1 (Confirmed by transcript evidence) → MPPKPSAKGAKKAAKTVTKPKDGKKRRHARKESYSVYIYRVLKQVHPDTGVSSKAMSIMNSFVNDVFERIAAEASRLAHYNKRSTISSREIQTAVRLILPGELAKHAVSEGTKAVTKYTSSK, encoded by the coding sequence ATGCCACCAAAGCCATCTGCCAAGGGAGCCAAGAAGGCCGCCAAGACCGTTACGAAGCCAAAGGACGGAAAGAAGAGACGTCATGCCCGTAAGGAATCATACTCCGTCTACATCTACCGTGTCCTCAAGCAAGTTCATCCAGACACTGGAGTTTCCTCCAAAGCCATGTCTATCATGAACTCTTTTGTCAACGATGTCTTCGAGCGTATTGCTGCTGAAGCATCCCGTCTTGCTCACTACAACAAGCGTTCCACAATCTCATCCCGCGAAATTCAGACCGCTGTCCGTCTGATCCTTCCAGGAGAGCTTGCCAAGCACGCCGTGTCTGAGGGAACCAAGGCCGTTACCAAGTACACTTCCAGCAAGTAA
- the ZK131.11 gene encoding Neogenin_C domain-containing protein (Partially confirmed by transcript evidence) → MFFILSLIDLWAWLVTFKDFSLAIVGASDSFNGNSTGGKSSEQPIQAAFLRKSRKDGGGLHLDDVSTSHHHNNHQQKGSRNLKYSQSSRRKYEQATTTTSGSSTDDSDRGSGSSSGSHHRSHSAGPHTTYSTTSNHAVSTTEMNRSGVRGGPNAESNTTFLRATKRFFKKIYTSATLPKKQNSTSMDNFQKSSVFFEDTAHHHNPNMDGRILKKAPLSTDENDYSNHLDDDYDDETMRSENATMDISYPDSGFEMDRASTPEQSSVSMTSTSKSGDDPVNFTNLFEQLKREMKEMRERDAQILSDLQRVETQIQSVKQAQILASLQDEFEPVESMPL, encoded by the exons ACTCCTTCAACGGAAACTCGACCGGCGGAAAATCGTCGGAACAACCCATCCAAGCAGCCTTCCTTCGAAAATCACGAAAAGATGGTGGTGGACTGCACCTAGACGACGTTTCCACATCGCATCATCACAACAACCATCAGCAGAAAGGCTCTCGAAACTTGAAATATTCTCAAAGTTCGCGACGAAAATACGAGCAAGCGACGACGACGACTAGCGGTAGTTCAACTGACGATTCGGATCGAGGAAGCGGAAGTAGCAGTGGATCGCATCATCG ATCTCATAGCGCTGGTCCCCACACAACCTACTCGACAACTTCGAATCACGCCGTCTCAACGACCGAAATGAATCGATCCGGAGTACGTGGCGGCCCGAACGCGGAGAGCAACACGACGTTCCTGAGAGCTACGAAGAGGTTCTTCAAGAAGATCTACACATCGGCGACACTTCCCAAGAAACAGAATAGCACGTCTATggataatttccaaaaatcgtcGGTGTTCTTTGAGGATACCGCTCATCATCATAATCCGAATATGGATGGAAGAATTCTGAAGAAGGCGCCATTGTCGACTGATGAGAATGATTATTCAAATCACCTCGATGATGATTATGATGACGAG acaatgcGCTCCGAAAATGCGACGATGGACATTAGCTATCCGGACAGTGGATTCGAGATGGACAGAGCTTCAACACCGGAACAATCGAGTGTCTCCATGACATCCACGTCGAAAAGCGGAGATGATCCGGTCAACTTCACCAATTTGTTCGAGCAGCTGAAAAGGGAGATG aaagaaATGCGAGAACGCGACGCTCAAATCCTTTCCGATCTTCAACGCGTCGAGACCCAAATCCAATCGGTGAAGCAAGCGCAAATCCTCGCCTCACTTCAAGACGAATTCGAGCCGGTGGAGAGCATGCCGCTCTGA
- the his-14 gene encoding Histone H4 (Predicted), which produces MSGRGKGGKGLGKGGAKRHRKVLRDNIQGITKPAIRRLARRGGVKRISGLIYEETRGVLKVFLENVIRDAVTYCEHAKRKTVTAMDVVYALKRQGRTLYGFGG; this is translated from the coding sequence ATGTCCGGACGTGGAAAGGGAGGAAAAGGCCTTGGAAAAGGAGGAGCCAAGCGTCATCGCAAAGTGCTTCGTGATAACATCCAAGGTATCACCAAGCCGGCAATTCGTCGTCTCGCCAGAAGAGGTGGAGTCAAGAGAATCTCTGGACTCATCTACGAGGAAACCCGTGGAGTCCTCAAGGTGTTCCTTGAGAATGTGATCCGTGATGCCGTCACATACTGCGAGCACGCCAAGAGAAAGACCGTCACTGCCATGGATGTTGTCTATGCCTTGAAGCGTCAAGGAAGAACCCTGTACGGATTCGGAGGATAA